A window of the Lactuca sativa cultivar Salinas chromosome 5, Lsat_Salinas_v11, whole genome shotgun sequence genome harbors these coding sequences:
- the LOC128125954 gene encoding secreted RxLR effector protein 161-like, producing the protein MEMGTRLSPSLDKSVVDLTPYRSMIGSSLYLPTSRLDIMFSVCNCARYQENPREPHLTTVKNIFRYLKGSISLGLWYPSKTGFFIQAFSDADLGCFNLDRKSTSGGCQLLDGKLVCWQSKKQTFVSISTTKPEYVAAATCTSQIIWIQSQLRNYTKHIAVPYHFIKYHVEDGNVEVHFVKTTDQLVDTFTKPLDEKSFVRTLGGLGMVKGESVLKK; encoded by the exons atggaaatgggaacaaggCTAagtccttcgttagataaatctgtTGTTGATTTAACTCCTTatagaagcatgataggttcttCACTTTACCTCCCGACAAGTCGACTTGATATTATGTTctctgtttgtaattgtgctaggtaccaGGAAAATCCACGAGAACCACATCTCACTACAGTTAAGAATATTTTTCGTTATCTCAAAGGCTCtatttcgttaggattgtggtatccttcgaaaactggTTTCTTCATACAAGCTTTCTCAGATGCTGATTTGGGATGTTTtaatcttgatcgaaaaagcacGAGTGGAGGATGTCAATTACTTGATGGAAAATTGGTgtgttggcaatcgaagaagcaaactttTGTCTCGATTTCCACCACAAAACCAGAATATGTTGCTGCTGCAACTTGcacatcacaaataatttggattcaaagtcaattgcgTAATTAT ACCAAGCATATTGCTGTTCCTTACCATTTTATAAAGTATCATGTGGAGGATGGAAATGTTGAAGTGCATTTCGTGAAAACTACTGATCAATTGGTTGATACTTTCACAAAACCAttagatgaaaaatcatttgtgagaACTTTAGGAGGACTTGGAATGGTCAAAGGGGAGTCTGTTTTGAAAAAATAG